catacaccctttcacttgccTTCAAACAAATCAGATcagttctcttttggctttaattCATTAAAAAAGGGGGGCTAGACTGTGTGCACGTTTATTCCCAACCTTGACCTGGGGCTGAGCCTTGGCACGAGCACCGACTCACTGTGCCAGCCAGTACTTTGATTCATTCTAACCCCAACCCCATTGccgcccgccccccccaccccccccaaaaaagtgggaaaaataactaagcaattttttttaaagttgcgatATAAAAGAATACAGTGatccacagcttttttttttttttaacactgaagTTAAGTGTGATGGCGATACAGTACATTAGCTACGATTTGGAGACAGCAGTCAGATATTTAGTATAAAAGCAGTTTTACAGCACAAATATACCGATATGGTCCACCCCCTTCCAGTCCCCACTTTCGCTTTGAAGGTTGGTTAAATCTTAGTAACACATGGAGGTTGTTCGATTAGGGGAGGAGCAGGAAGTGCAGTCCACCGAGATGATAGGGTAACATCAGATCCCCTTGTGCTCAGAGAATGGCAAACTTGAAGAGGGCCATAATTGCTGCACTAATTAGCCCAGAGATTGGAACAGTGacaaaccatgccaaaaagatgtTCCTGAAGAGACGCCAGTCAACAGCTTTCCGAGAGCGTAGCCAGCCGACTGAGACAACAGAACCGACCTGAAAGAAACAGCAAAATGTAGAAAGCAGGCAATCAAGCAATACCGACTGTGTTCAACTAAATACCATTTCAAGGCGCCACAGCTCTATGCTCTACAAGTACACACTTTAGAGATATACCAGCAAATAGGAGTCCAAACCAACGCATGGCTACAAAACAACCGAAGGGCTATTTATAGTATTGTCCCATCAAGCCTCCCTGATCACATCTGCACCACAAAACAGTCTCCCATTCAGAGACACCCCGGGACAGTAAGGCGTGGTGTTCTCTATGGCATAGTTATAGAACACTCCTTGtcacctccgcccccccccccccccacacacacacacaaatgaaaaaatatatatatacttactttaCAATGTGTAGTGCTAATGGGAAGGCCAACGTTTGATGCAATCATGACTGTGAGAGCAGATGCCAATTCAATACTGAAGCCActataagaaaacaaaaattcaaGGTTAAGTTACTGAATTCCTAAAACTCGATCTTGCATGCAGTGCGTGCAAGTGTGGCATGCACACACCGAGAAGCCACCCCTACATAAATGTACACCATAAATTCATTATTAATCACTACTTCAGGAATAGGTAACTCAGTAAATTAAGACATTTTATCAACTTCAAACTTCTCTGGCGTGCAGAAAACTACAGCCATTGAATAATAAAAAGTGGCATTCAGACAATAGAATGAAGCTTCGCAACTTGCAAGCTATTAAAAAGTGCATCTATTGCGGTGCATCTTATCGCATGACTCCAAGCTTTGCAAACATTTGGATTTATTAGTTAAAACACAAATTTAGTCCAGTTCTGTAGAGGATCTCACTCAACAGTACAAGATTTAAGTCACGATCTCAATTTTGAAGTCCAGCCTAAGCACACATCTCAGGTCTCCCTTCCATTTAAGCTTTAGTTCTAGTATCTAAAATATGAAGTCTATTACCAAATCATAATTATTAGGTTCTCAGTTTGTCGTACTAGAGATTTGTTTTGACTACCAAAAACTTTCAGAGACCACAGACTTTTAGCTTGCAAGAATCCAGGGTCAACTGGTATGTAAGAAGAGAACTGGTGCCTTTAAGTCTGAGACTTTACTGTAAACTAAAAACATCCAATAAGAAAAGGCTGTGCAATCGCATTACATACAGGCAGCCCCCCCTTACCCAATAATCAACTAGACCTTAAACGTTTCTAAATCACTGAAAGGCAATTTGCCACGTAGCAAGTACTCGGTAGCAAGACCGTAAGCTAAACGATGGTGTTCTTGGGTCAGATTCCCAGTAAACTTCTGTCAAAAGGTACATCAAGCTGCGATAGCTGGCTTGAAGGAGAATCCTGCTTTGAAACATGACAATACTCCGCCTCTATATCCATTCAAGGTAGTAGTCAATTCCAGAATGTGTGCAGGGCTCGTCGTCTTGAGGTTGCACACTGTTCCAAGACAAGCATCTGCCCCGGTGCAGTTTGGATGTGCGCTCTAGCAGGACTACTGCTATGACAAACTCCATTCAGGAGGTGTGCACAGAATAGGTTTAGTACCCACATCCAGAATTTATTTCCTTCCATGTTTTGGTGGACATGGcgtatgtggggggtgggggagagcatttttttttttttttttaacttcacttGAAAGAAATAGGTTATTCCTTGCCTCTTTAGAAATGCTCTCTACCACCAGCTTCGAGGACTTGAGCTTTCTCTACCAGCCACTGTTGGCAACAGTCTTGCAAGTGTGTGAAATGTTTGGAGAACTTCAGAACCTAACCTGCAACCACTATATACAGCACCTAGCACACATTAGATTTGGTTACACTGTCATGACAGAATTAATTTCCACCCAAGGGAATATGTAATACGGGAGGCAGCGTTAGGTAATTAGCAACCCTTGGCTACTCTGGGAACGTTACACCGCAGTTTGTCAATCACCTCTGGgaggcagcccttcagtgaataGAAAGGCTCAGGCTGCGGCTGGCATAGCCTACTTTGATGCCTTTTCAGTTAGATTTAGAACAGTGGCATGAATCCCTCCTTCGTAGGTTAAGCTGAAATGTTTTATCTGATAAGGCAGACTAGTTTTATACTTTCACGGCAGACTTAATTTTCTCTGATCCTGTTAATGTGGCCTTAAAGTGAGTGCCAAAAAGATGAATAAATAAACTAGAATCACTTGCAGTATAATGGAGTTGAGAAGTTGAGCCACACGAATGACCTCCAAGATAGTCATGAGCTGTAGTTCAGCGGAACCAATTGCTGCACTTATCAGCTTGAACATAATGGTTTCAATTCAGGATTTCGATTAAATATCATTTTTACTTTGAGACCGTTTGTGAACAGCCCTGGTAAGTTCgagaaagcatggtcccagtgctcAAAAACGGAGGAGATCCCTGCTCAGGGACGTTTAGAGTCGTGCAGGTGGCTTTACCAATCAAAAACATTCATCTTTGATGCTAGGAGAGAATACAAGAGATTAAACTGCTCCCTAGATCAATAGCTTTCCCAGAGTCTGGTGGAGAGTTCTCCCAACACAATCTTGACTTAAAGGAGGGAACTTCTTTTCTGACACCATTTTAAAGTTATTGACAAATGCTTCAAAGAATTGTAGAACACCTGTAACAAAGGGACAGGGAGACAAACTATTTGAGAGGTGGTGTCGCAGCCGGAGGTCAACTATGCGAATGTCAAGCTTTTTAGGAACCACAATGGAGTCCCATAAGGTCAGTATCATACACAAGAACTATGGCATTGAAGACAGACTTCAAGGAGTACTTCCATATGGTAACAAGGTGAAAATTACAACATTCAAGTGCAGCGCATACAGAGTAAACAAAAGCTTTAGATGGCAAACCTATGCTAGTTAATTGGGATATTGTTTTAAAACTGGCGTGAAAAAGGTGCCCATTTACCATTTCTCATAAAATTAACGAGATCTATTACAATGTGTTCCAATAAAACGGACAGTTATTAAATGGCTTACCAAGGACAATCAATGGTGGAAGCCATTCCTAGATGTACACATAAGCAGTGACCTGTACTTGGATGCATCCCAGAGAATGTTGGTGCTGCTGAGGACTACTGCAGGGGAATGCCGATGGTAGTTATTCAGAGGTGGCAAGTAGGGGTGCTTAAGTGTTTTGATAAGAGTGCATGCAGAAATGCTGTACCGGTTGTGAGCGAATTAAGGACATATTTTGTTTGCTTgtgctgtgccatatttattacGATCGTAAATGAACATGCAAAATCCAAAACTCATTTTTTTCTCTCTAAACAATATCGTAAAGTTTAACAGCCAAGATGTGAAACACAATGAAGAGGGTATGTTAAGGGTTTTATGTACCTTCCGAGATTGAGAGAAATTAAAAACACCTCCCTCAAAAGTGTTCCTAAAGCAATCTACTACAAAACAACCCCCAGAAAGGGCAGCTACTATCTCCACACGTTTATGCTGAAGGTATCCGAATAAAGCAAGACACATTGTTCTGTAAAAGAATACTCGACTCTTACCTAGAAGGTGTGATTGGTGTTAAATCTTTGCCCATCGTCTGAATCACTCTCCTGCCCCAAACCCATAGTCCGATGCAAATGCCTACGCCTCCATACAGTAGCAGCCAAATTGGAGTATGCGCTTTGGTAGCAACGTCACCCGTTTGATAGACCAACCACAGGGCAACAAGGGGTCCAATGGCATTACTAGaaggaaaaaaacattcacaaataaGAAGAAATAGCAATCGGACAGAACATTAAACACACAAGCTCACCCTCCTCACTGCTGAAAACTATACCAGAAGTATCTGGGAGTAAAGGAACTTCAGTTAAACTGCTTTTATTAAAGTGAGACTGCTAACCTACAGACAAAAATACAGTGGTGTTGACGGATATGCCAGTTTCACAACTTGACTCCTATATTAATTCTTAAACAGTTGTTTTACGTGCATACAACTGGGGTGACGGAcaccatttatttaaaatgaacgcgaatgtgtaatttgcagattttTTATTTACATCAACTGGCGATATTGCTAGTCCCTTTAGACATAATGAGTGTCATGCACACTGGAATACCACGCATGCATTTCTGGACTTCGCTTTTACATAGTTATCAGTTGATCTGGTCCAATCAAGACAATTGTCACTCTAGAATAAAGTTgtggggcactagtggaagcaaaaTGCGCAAGAATACAACAGTTAACAAAAACGCCCGACAATAGAGGGGAAGAGAAGggagggacaccccctgcccccccaaaaaaaatccttgCTTAAACTGCCAAATCTATAATAACCAGtctttacattaaaacaaaaacGTGCGTGAGGAGATAGGAACATTAGTAGTGctgcaaggatttttttttattttttttttactcccaataaAATGCACCTATGGTTACATCCTGCAAGTGGCTTGGGACAGACTCAAGATCGTTAGAGGCTTGAACCATAATTGCACAACTTTCGGACACACCACTAAATCCAGCTAGGAAGCTAGGTAGAACAACGGATTTCAGGTTTATTCCAGAATGCAGCACCACGGAGAAGCCACAATTATAAAGGACATTTTGCCAGGCCGTGAATCTTTACAGTGGCTTCTATAAGACCATTTCCAACTGTTTCTACAGGACAAACAGGCATTGTCTTGGGTAGCAGTGGATGTTAAAGCTACAAAGGAAGCTTTGTTTCCCCAATTAGAGCACATCAGTAAACAACTGACTAGATTTCAGACGTAAACATTTCCCAGGTTACTTTCCGATCACTGCGCAATCTCAGCATCCCTAGTAGactacttttaaaaagaaaaaataggttTCTTATTTAAGCAAAACTAAGAGGGCAAGTCACCAACTGGTACAAATCCACTGACCTGACATCATTGCCACCATGTGCAAAAGAGCCAAAGCAGGCGGTGAGGATCTGCAAGAACTGGAAGAGCATGGAAATTTCAGGCTTGTCCTGATCGTGCCATTCCTCTAGAGAGTGGGTGCTGCCTTTCGGATCTTCAGGCCCCAACTCCACCTTGCTCTCATCTACTTCAGCCACCTCTGGGAGAGGGTCTGCCACAGCATTGCAGTAACTGGTATAGCTGTCCATCCGTGTGCGTTTCTTgttctctgctgctccagtccaggtgagTTTCTCTAGCTCTTCCCCCTTTGGTTCATTATCCCTAGGGCGGAAAGAATCCAGAGGCATGCCACATATGGCCATGGTATAGGATGTGTAGCTGTTGTTGCGCCTCAAAGGTCTGTCAGCATTGTCCCCCATGCAGTCACCCACCTTCGCAAGATGGAGCTTGTGCAGCAGGTCTTTATACAGGCCCGAATCCTTGTGCACTGTATGGTACTGATACTGCCCACTGGAGTTAATCTGGTTACTGACCGTCTGATTGAACTGTACATGGTTCCCACTAGGTAACTGTACACGGCCTAGAAAAAGGTAGGGCAAACAAGTTAGCAGCATGTTACAAACTGGGTAAAGTGAAAGGCGTTAGAAGCAGTTTTATCATCCTTTATATTTACATCATGCAGTCTGACTTCTATGCTTCCTCAACACGCTTGAAACACATTACGAAAAAGATAGATCCATCTGAGCTGCCTGCATCTGtcgttagaaaaaaaaaaaagaaaaaaaaaaggcgcCCCTTCCGACCACTATCGTTTGCGAGCTTTTCCTGATCGAAGCAGGAAATGTAAGGGCCTAGCTGTGATGCCAATAAAAGAGGTATTTCAGGTGGGGACAAAAAAAACAGACAACTTTACTACCATGGATATACATACGACTGACCAGGAAGACAACGGAGTGACCAGGACCCATTTATAATGGGATGCAACTGACAATTAGACATCATTCAAACGATCTTAATTGCAAAGTGGGATTTGCTAGAAAGAAACAATAGTCATCAGTTCAGTTAGGGGTTTGCAGCCAGCTGACCAAACTCACCATTCATTGCATTGTCTATGTTGGTTTCCTTAAGCTCTTGGCTTGAGGATTTTTCCCTCTCAGGTACGTCGTCCGAGTCTCCCAGGTTGAAGGAAACAGTCCGCTCCTCTGCCGCAGCTCTTGGGATTACAGGAGTGTCCCCACACTCCACAGAACCCTTGTTCTCAATGCAGATGCCATTACAAAGCGGAATCTTCACCTCTTCAGGATCAGATTTGCGCAAGGAAGAGTTTCGCTCTCTGGACTTGATGGCCATAAGTGGACTTTCTGAAGGACTAGACTTGTGCCCTGTTGAGAAACAAGACACTGGAGTACGAATTCCCGCTAACAACGGCATTTCATAGGTTCAGGTCAAATACTATAAATCCCCTTTTCAGTATTCCATATAACGGATTTTGAGCTTTGGAATCACTAAAGGAAACCCATTTCACAAGCCAGACTGGACTACAGTGATTTCAAAACAATACTGTGGCAGTTAAGAACCTGTCACCACAAAACTAGCTGAAGGCCTTTCAGACTATTCAGTGAAAGACAGCAATCAGTAAATATCACGCAACGTCCATACATTACTGCAACTATGTTACTACttcattttgtttggggggggcctaATACAACCTTTTCGGACATTTAAGAGCATCGGAAAGAATTGAGTTTGAAAGACTAGGGCAGTCAGTCAGGGTTGTACTAAAATGGAATGGACATGCATCAGTGTAGaagagtagcctctttctagcttggttaccccccccacttttggcctgcttgtcagtgtttgtgttcactggattcctgctaaccggGACTCCAGTGACTgtactctaaatttggttgctggtaactttttatctccataattggcacactggtgcccccatgtaagtccctagtatatggtacttaggtagccattgcactggggttccaggtgatccctatgggctgcagcagttattctgtcacccatagggaacccatgcaaagggttaTGCAGGCTGCAAGCACCCAGTTTCACTATGGTAGGCACTctttgcccagagggcagggtgcaggtatctgtgtgcgaaagcacccctgcactagcaaaggtgccccccacaaattccagctccattttactggccttcgtgagtgcgggacgccattttatatatgtactgaacctatgtccatctacataatggtaactccaaacctgggcatgtttggtatgaaacatgtttgaatcataccccagtactgttgcaggtatgattccatgccctctgggggaTTCTTCgagaacccccagcattgctaccactagTCTTAGTGTTTtctcaggcagcccagctgctccacccttcaAACAGGTTTcggccttcctgctgcttgatctgatcaaacccaggaaggtagaacaaaagatttcttttgtgagaggaggtaacaccctctccctttggaaagaggagtGACTGGCTTGGGAGTAACCGCCTTCCCAagacactggttttgctttgaagggcacatttggtgccctgcatgcataaaccagtctacaccggttcagggtcccccaggGCCCTGCTCTGGCAGGGAACTGGACGATTAAagggggagagaccactcccctgtccatctccaccccaggggtggtgcccagcgctcctccagagggtccctgtgttctgcaatcttgattccaaggtggccgggaactctgggagcatctgagttgccaggctAGTGACattagaggcaccctctgataggtagttacctggttaaaTGACCaaccctctttgggctatatagggtcttcctctggggtgcgTCCTCCGATTTAGCTTGCAAGACTCCatgaggactcctctgcaacttttGCTTCGACTTctgtattacttacctgtgtggtataCTCCCAGCTCCTTtctacacaatttacttacctaggtgggggccctgtgttcacattccactttcttactaaaTGGTTTGGGCTCCCCAGGGTCACTaatgcttattgctattttacactgttttctagcaTTTCTATGCCTGAGGAAGTGAGAGTGAGTATACATTGTATTTACTtagctcctattggagggttgcctctagtaTTTTCTactactgtgttccaaaaataaagttactttatttttgtctaaccaagtgttttctttcttgtgtctaagtactgtgtgactgtagtggtattgcatgagctttgcatgtctcctaggtaagccatGGCTGCACATCCAGAGCTacgtctagagagcctggcttctaaacactgcctacatttcactaaaaggGGATATCTgaacctggtatatggtgtaaggcCAACAAGACAGATGTGCACACATGTATGTCAAGGTACACCAATAAGGCCAGGAGCAATTTTAACACAAAACCAACAGTGTCCCAGACAAAGAGGTGGCTAAACGGAGGATGTAAGTTTTCATAGGTTCTAGCCCCTGGGGAAGCTCACTCCAACAATGGAAACAAGACACTGAATGAACCAATCGATATTAGTGTTGGGGTGTAGTTTTACTCACCAGGACAAGCAAGGCATGTGTGACATGCCCAATAAGCTGTAAGCAAAATAAGTTTTGGGAGTGGTGTAGAACGTCCCCATGGAAGGCCTTGAACACCACAAGGAGTTAAAACTGTGTTCCACTGACAGGAGACCGTCATCTTCTCTACTCAGGTGGTATGATGGCGGGAGCAAGAGTGGTCCAGTCCGCACACAACTAATGGGCGTATCCTTCTGATGTTTAGTAGCTGAACCAACCAGCGATAGAGCCAATGTGACTGAGCAAAGAGTAAAAAAGGAGAGAGGGTCCCCTCAAACCAAGGGGATAGGGCACCAACAACAGCACAAAGTCTATCTTCCCCTTTGGGCTTTCAGTACACACCTCATTCATAACCTTTCAGACAACTATAGTTTACCACAAATATCAACTTACTCACCACCCCACTTACAAATACAAACAGTACCACTTCAGAATGGATAcaaccacaacatttttttttaatagagcatAAAGACTACTTTGGAGCACTGTTAGGTGCCCACGCAGCTCAGGTACGAGGTATCCTGCATATAGCGCAGATAACAAACCACGCAAGGTGCATATACATAGATGTATACATTTTAAAATGGTCGTagattcctttttaaaaaaaatctttttaaagtTGAGGGACCTATACGATCTAAAGGAGTGTCTGTACTGGCTAAACCTACTTCACTCATCTGATGCTAACGCACTTCTAAAATATGCAGGCTCAAAAAGATCTTGTTTCAAAGGTCCTCTTGTGAGCCATATACAGATATATCCCAGAAGGATCTACTTGGATAAAAAAATGTTATCATCGTGTGGGAGAATATATGTATTGTCATGAAGAAGGTGGTGTTAATTGTAATAACCACCGGAAGGCATCAACGCTTTGATTGACTGAATTCATATAAAGTGTGATCTCACACAATGAATAATTGCATATAATTGTAGAACTTGGAATGCAAAGTGCAACTAATGAACGGATCAGCTCAGATTTAGACATTTGTGATGTCTTGTGTTTCTCCCCATGCCTGTTTTtattcatttatattatttttttgtgccGTGGGGTTTGGAAGTTTAATACAAAAGGTACTTTTTGTAGTGTTGGAATGAGTTTCAAGTATTGAATGAATAATTGGTCTTGCCTTTATGCACTATTGAAAAATGTAGTGATGTAGCCATACTAAAGTGGTACCATTTATAGGTTTTATATTTGGGGTAAGGTGATATTTGTGGTATACTATGGTTGTATGAAATGTTGAGTGATGTGTACTGAAAGTCCCAAGGGGAAATGGACTTAAAGTGCCAATGTGACTTGGGACATTAGGGTGCAGAACAGAAAATGCTTATGGCTGTTGGGGCTGCGCCATGACTGGATTAATCAGCATGTTTTCATGGCCTATGTGGCCACCAACGATTATTTGGGTGTAGTCTAGGTGTACACAGCTACAAGATACAGGCTGACCAACATCAGGAAATCAATGGTGTTAAACACCAAGAAAGCAGATCTAGGCAGCATTAGTAGACTAAACTTCTAGGCCAAGCAATGGGGTGCAAATTAACTTCCAGTAATGTTTGTT
The Pleurodeles waltl isolate 20211129_DDA chromosome 11, aPleWal1.hap1.20221129, whole genome shotgun sequence genome window above contains:
- the SLC20A1 gene encoding sodium-dependent phosphate transporter 1, encoding MESTTAFMSLVTSIVGTESTGPLTAFLWLLVVGFIIAFVLAFSVGANDVANSFGTAVGSGVVTLRQACILASIFETVGSVLLGAKVSETIRKGLIDVEMYNTTQELLMAGSVSAMFGSAVWQLVASFLKLPISGTHCIVGATIGFSLVAKGQQGVQWIELLRIVLSWFISPLLSGIMSALLFFLVRQFILRKADPVPNGLRALPVFYACTIGINLFSIMYSGAPLLGFDKVPLWGIILIAMGCALICALIVWFFVCPRMRRKIERHKSSPSESPLMAIKSRERNSSLRKSDPEEVKIPLCNGICIENKGSVECGDTPVIPRAAAEERTVSFNLGDSDDVPEREKSSSQELKETNIDNAMNGRVQLPSGNHVQFNQTVSNQINSSGQYQYHTVHKDSGLYKDLLHKLHLAKVGDCMGDNADRPLRRNNSYTSYTMAICGMPLDSFRPRDNEPKGEELEKLTWTGAAENKKRTRMDSYTSYCNAVADPLPEVAEVDESKVELGPEDPKGSTHSLEEWHDQDKPEISMLFQFLQILTACFGSFAHGGNDVSNAIGPLVALWLVYQTGDVATKAHTPIWLLLYGGVGICIGLWVWGRRVIQTMGKDLTPITPSSGFSIELASALTVMIASNVGLPISTTHCKVGSVVSVGWLRSRKAVDWRLFRNIFLAWFVTVPISGLISAAIMALFKFAIL